A region from the Enterobacter roggenkampii genome encodes:
- the fabY gene encoding fatty acid biosynthesis protein FabY, whose amino-acid sequence MYHLRVPQTEEELEAYYQFRWEMLRKPLHQPKGSERDAWDAMAHHQMVMDEEGNLVAVGRLYINADNEASIRFMAVHPSVQDKGLGTLMAMTLESVARQEGVKRVTCSAREDAVEFFAKLGFVNQGEITTPQTTPIRHFLMIKPIATLDDILHRADWCGQLQQAWYQHIPLSEKMGVRIQQYTGQKFITTMPETGNQNPHHTLFAGSLFSLATLTGWGLIWLMLRERHLGGTIILADAHIRYSAPISGKPTAVADLGSLGGDLDRLARGRKARVQMQVELFGDKTPGAVFEGTYIVLPAKPFGAYEEGGNEEE is encoded by the coding sequence ATGTATCACCTTCGAGTACCGCAAACGGAAGAAGAGTTAGAAGCCTATTACCAGTTCCGCTGGGAAATGCTACGCAAGCCATTACATCAGCCAAAAGGCTCTGAGCGCGACGCCTGGGACGCGATGGCCCACCATCAGATGGTGATGGACGAAGAGGGCAACCTTGTGGCCGTCGGGCGTTTGTATATCAACGCCGATAACGAAGCGTCTATTCGCTTTATGGCGGTTCATCCCTCCGTGCAGGACAAAGGTCTGGGGACGCTAATGGCGATGACCCTGGAATCCGTCGCCCGTCAGGAAGGCGTTAAGCGCGTCACCTGTAGCGCCCGCGAAGATGCCGTGGAGTTCTTCGCTAAACTCGGTTTTGTGAATCAGGGTGAAATCACAACCCCGCAAACCACCCCGATTCGTCATTTTTTGATGATCAAACCCATCGCCACGCTGGACGATATTCTGCATCGCGCCGACTGGTGCGGACAGCTGCAGCAGGCCTGGTATCAGCACATTCCGCTTAGTGAAAAAATGGGCGTACGCATTCAGCAGTACACCGGACAAAAATTTATTACCACCATGCCGGAAACCGGCAACCAGAATCCGCACCACACCCTGTTTGCCGGAAGTCTTTTCTCACTGGCCACGCTCACCGGCTGGGGGCTTATCTGGCTGATGCTGCGCGAGCGCCATCTGGGCGGGACCATCATTCTGGCCGATGCCCACATTCGCTATAGCGCGCCGATAAGCGGCAAGCCGACCGCCGTGGCCGATCTGGGATCTCTGGGTGGCGATCTTGACCGTCTGGCACGCGGTCGCAAGGCGCGCGTACAAATGCAGGTTGAACTGTTTGGCGATAAAACGCCGGGCGCGGTGTTTGAAGGCACCTACATTGTTCTTCCGGCGAAGCCTTTTGGCGCGTATGAAGAGGGCGGGAACGAGGAGGAGTAA
- a CDS encoding virulence factor BrkB family protein encodes MLKTVHQKATHHTRPLRAWLKLLWHRIDEDNMTTLAGNLAYVSLLSLVPLVAVIFALFSAFPMFADVSLQLRHFVFANFIPATGDVIQNYIEQFVANSSKMTAVGACGLIVTALLLMYAIDNALNTIWRSKKARPKVYSFAVYWMILTLGPLLAGASLAISSYLLSLRWASDLNGVIDNVLRIFPLILSWLSFWLLYSVVPTTRVPNRDAVVGALVAALLFELGKKGFALYITMFPSYQLIYGVLAVIPILFVWVYWTWCIVLLGAEITVTLGVYRELKKAAEAEKQQEADQP; translated from the coding sequence ATGCTAAAAACCGTTCATCAAAAAGCCACGCACCATACTCGCCCGCTGCGGGCCTGGCTGAAACTGCTCTGGCATCGGATTGATGAGGACAATATGACCACGCTGGCGGGTAACCTCGCCTACGTGTCGTTGCTCTCATTAGTGCCTCTGGTGGCAGTCATCTTTGCCCTGTTTTCCGCCTTTCCGATGTTTGCGGATGTCAGCCTGCAGCTTCGTCATTTTGTCTTCGCGAATTTCATTCCGGCAACCGGGGATGTCATCCAGAACTACATTGAGCAGTTTGTTGCTAACTCCAGCAAGATGACGGCAGTGGGGGCATGCGGTCTTATTGTCACCGCGCTGCTGTTGATGTACGCCATCGATAACGCGCTGAACACGATCTGGCGGAGTAAAAAAGCGCGGCCAAAGGTCTATTCCTTTGCCGTGTACTGGATGATCCTCACGCTGGGGCCGCTGCTGGCCGGGGCGAGCCTCGCGATCAGTTCGTATCTGCTCTCCCTGCGCTGGGCGAGCGATTTAAACGGCGTGATTGATAATGTGCTTCGCATCTTTCCGTTGATCCTGTCGTGGCTCTCGTTCTGGCTGCTCTATAGCGTGGTGCCGACCACGCGCGTGCCTAACCGCGATGCGGTCGTGGGGGCGCTGGTGGCGGCGTTGCTCTTTGAGCTCGGTAAGAAAGGGTTTGCCCTTTACATCACCATGTTTCCGTCCTATCAGCTGATTTACGGCGTGCTGGCGGTGATCCCCATTTTGTTTGTCTGGGTCTACTGGACCTGGTGTATCGTCTTGCTTGGTGCTGAAATAACTGTCACTCTCGGTGTATACCGCGAACTTAAAAAAGCAGCAGAAGCTGAAAAACAACAAGAAGCAGACCAACCATGA
- the dtd gene encoding D-aminoacyl-tRNA deacylase, whose amino-acid sequence MIALIQRVTRASVTVEGEVTGEIGPGLLVLLGVEKDDDEQKANRLCERVLGYRIFSDAEGKMNLNVQQAGGSVLVVSQFTLAADTERGMRPSFSKGAAPDRAEALYEYFVERCRQQEMNTQTGRFAADMQVSLVNDGPVTFWLQV is encoded by the coding sequence ATGATTGCATTGATACAGCGCGTAACCCGTGCCAGCGTCACCGTGGAGGGAGAGGTGACGGGTGAAATTGGCCCAGGACTTTTGGTGTTGTTAGGTGTCGAAAAGGATGATGACGAACAAAAAGCCAACCGCTTGTGTGAGCGCGTGCTGGGCTACCGTATTTTCAGCGATGCGGAAGGCAAGATGAACCTGAACGTCCAGCAGGCGGGCGGCAGCGTGCTGGTGGTTTCCCAGTTTACGCTGGCAGCGGATACCGAGCGCGGCATGCGCCCGAGTTTCTCGAAAGGCGCCGCGCCGGATCGTGCAGAAGCGCTTTACGAGTACTTTGTTGAGCGTTGTCGCCAGCAGGAAATGAATACGCAAACCGGACGATTCGCTGCAGATATGCAGGTATCGCTGGTGAACGATGGCCCCGTCACATTCTGGCTCCAGGTATGA
- a CDS encoding winged helix-turn-helix domain-containing protein, with the protein MYLINKLVEYDPENKNLVNHITGRSIQLQLPANLCFLYLITHPGEIISQNQLMVVGWGERNDVTTPNTFYQAILTLRNALAEVGLPRDTVKTISRRGLMLSEATEVELFVPTAEPVIANKDVLVAKGAARQRPAWLIITTATLLLIALINGGILYKKHQNMPFSHYIPLSTGSTTQACQLFYAPNEHIQDHYVRLLNNNPGLCAEKRYVFLVGYSKTERIAAFVCNNDARRDATALCTTHYFWAHEK; encoded by the coding sequence TTGTATCTTATTAACAAATTGGTCGAGTATGATCCAGAAAACAAAAACCTGGTAAATCATATTACCGGGCGCTCGATACAATTGCAGCTTCCTGCCAACCTCTGTTTTCTTTATCTCATCACCCATCCCGGAGAAATAATTTCGCAAAACCAGTTAATGGTGGTGGGATGGGGGGAGCGCAATGACGTCACTACGCCGAATACCTTTTACCAGGCTATTTTGACATTACGTAATGCCCTCGCTGAGGTGGGCTTACCGCGCGATACGGTAAAAACGATTTCGCGTCGCGGGCTTATGCTTTCCGAGGCTACCGAGGTTGAATTATTTGTCCCAACCGCTGAGCCAGTCATAGCCAATAAAGACGTGCTCGTTGCCAAGGGCGCCGCAAGGCAGAGGCCAGCCTGGCTGATAATAACGACCGCAACGCTTTTGTTGATCGCGCTTATCAACGGGGGAATATTATATAAAAAGCACCAGAACATGCCGTTTAGTCACTACATTCCCCTTTCAACGGGCAGCACGACCCAGGCCTGCCAACTTTTTTATGCACCTAACGAACATATTCAGGATCATTACGTGCGCTTGCTAAACAATAATCCCGGTCTGTGTGCCGAAAAACGATACGTTTTTCTCGTCGGCTATAGTAAAACGGAGCGAATCGCGGCGTTTGTCTGTAATAACGATGCGCGAAGGGACGCGACGGCGTTATGTACCACCCATTATTTTTGGGCGCACGAAAAATGA
- the yihX gene encoding glucose-1-phosphatase codes for MLYIFDLGNVIVDIDFNRVLGAWSDFSRVPLATLKQNFAMGETFHQHERGEISDEAFAERFCQEMGLSLSYEQFSHGWQAVFVAVRPEVIDIMHKLREQGHRVVVLSNTNRLHTTFWPEEYPEVKAAADKIYLSQEMGMRKPEARIYQAVLQAEGFTAADAVFFDDNADNIEGANQLGITSILVTGKETIPDYFAKQLC; via the coding sequence ATGCTTTATATCTTTGATTTAGGAAACGTCATCGTCGATATCGATTTTAATCGCGTGTTGGGTGCATGGAGCGATTTTAGCCGCGTGCCGCTGGCGACCTTAAAGCAGAACTTCGCGATGGGCGAGACCTTCCACCAGCATGAGCGCGGTGAAATCAGCGATGAAGCATTCGCTGAACGTTTCTGCCAGGAGATGGGGCTTTCGTTAAGCTATGAACAGTTTTCCCACGGCTGGCAGGCGGTATTTGTGGCGGTTCGCCCTGAGGTGATCGACATCATGCACAAACTGCGCGAGCAGGGGCATCGGGTCGTTGTGCTGTCAAACACCAACCGACTGCACACCACGTTCTGGCCTGAGGAGTACCCTGAAGTTAAGGCGGCGGCAGATAAGATCTACCTCTCGCAGGAGATGGGGATGCGTAAGCCTGAAGCGCGAATCTATCAGGCTGTTCTGCAGGCAGAGGGATTCACCGCGGCCGATGCGGTCTTTTTCGACGACAACGCCGATAATATAGAGGGAGCTAACCAGTTGGGTATTACGTCAATTCTGGTGACCGGAAAAGAGACGATACCAGACTACTTTGCGAAGCAGCTATGCTAA
- a CDS encoding alpha/beta hydrolase yields the protein MALEKGIAQLVQGFIAAGRPSSRRQSIEVRRAGYIASTGLAGETETRVQVETLVLEGLTIRVFSPLNAPELLPAAIYYHGGCFISGGFDTHDNQLRQLACYGNCRVVAIQYRLAPEHTFPAAHDDAERGADLVWQYADKLGVDKNRITLCGDSAGGHLALVTALRLKAKGLWQPVQLILIYPMLDATASFESYTLNGLDYVITRDTLLSGYEIYLAGADRKHPEVSPLWREDFSGLPAVHIVTAEYDPLCDEGEALFQRLTEQGVTCTAQRWLGVIHGFFQLGGISKSARDIMRDIAGRIQHARGA from the coding sequence ATGGCGCTGGAAAAGGGTATTGCACAGCTGGTTCAGGGATTTATCGCTGCAGGGCGGCCCTCGTCACGTCGCCAGAGCATTGAGGTGCGACGAGCAGGCTATATTGCCAGCACAGGGCTTGCCGGGGAGACCGAAACGCGCGTTCAGGTGGAGACGCTTGTTCTTGAGGGTCTTACCATTCGGGTATTTTCACCTCTCAATGCGCCTGAACTATTGCCTGCTGCCATCTACTACCACGGCGGATGCTTTATCAGCGGCGGCTTTGATACCCATGACAACCAGCTCCGTCAGTTAGCCTGCTACGGCAATTGCCGGGTGGTTGCGATTCAATACAGGCTGGCGCCGGAGCATACCTTCCCCGCCGCACATGACGATGCGGAAAGAGGTGCAGATCTGGTCTGGCAATATGCGGACAAACTGGGCGTGGATAAAAACCGGATTACACTTTGTGGAGACAGCGCGGGGGGACATCTTGCGCTGGTAACGGCGCTGCGGCTTAAGGCTAAAGGGCTCTGGCAGCCTGTACAGCTTATTCTTATCTACCCCATGCTCGACGCCACGGCCAGTTTTGAAAGCTATACCCTCAACGGCCTGGATTACGTAATAACTCGCGATACCCTGCTGAGCGGCTATGAAATATATCTGGCTGGAGCCGACCGTAAGCATCCTGAGGTTAGCCCGCTGTGGCGAGAAGACTTCAGCGGCCTGCCAGCTGTCCATATCGTTACCGCTGAGTACGATCCGTTATGCGATGAAGGCGAGGCACTGTTTCAACGCCTCACGGAGCAAGGAGTGACGTGTACCGCTCAGCGATGGCTGGGAGTAATACATGGCTTCTTCCAGCTTGGTGGAATTAGCAAATCAGCGCGAGATATTATGCGGGATATCGCCGGGCGGATTCAGCACGCCCGGGGAGCGTAA